Proteins found in one Chlamydia sp. 04-14 genomic segment:
- a CDS encoding DUF648 domain-containing protein — protein MRISESFCLSSFNKQPNYFERVLSKVDSYFYFGGRQIEIVARNEKTQELICLSSPGRPVPLAEKIIKILSYLIFPVVLIALLVRFLLHKVVHRNQSVVLIDRQDPCTPAALYLKDALAIRDKFMDLRFTQPNNDALRAALHLQGLRVVHFYQDETTNQMLLTMTSQRFPDIAFTFVVPTRSITLPPPEEMQWSIMEHLWRCTKAINVAKRQNLDNLMISKPVGISVQDGVLIHYLHNISLTEKSLDKGDVSTSIEEHNNLQNCLNDLVTFTGYTGYPGKVFAKSQRKFVCVDSVENLHMAMVVDPGHTFTTYPDENTEIENRVSALMPIFKSVPPEYLKGMLNQIPHSIKSKMQNLNSLLSKEFLNNTLNIQAPLFASDPTQRQIADQEKKQLVENFLKFISQRVIGPNDNGRNMIVFYKHGQSYRGGGDGILINQLNNYGSMFFKPDDAQGKCLGESIMDQLVDIGIFSDYENTETMVCAYFD, from the coding sequence ATGAGAATATCAGAAAGTTTTTGCTTAAGTTCTTTTAATAAACAACCCAATTACTTTGAAAGGGTTTTATCTAAAGTAGATAGCTATTTCTATTTTGGCGGAAGACAGATAGAAATCGTTGCTAGAAACGAAAAAACCCAAGAACTCATCTGCCTTTCTAGCCCAGGAAGACCCGTACCTCTTGCTGAAAAGATTATAAAGATACTTTCATATCTCATATTCCCAGTTGTGTTGATTGCGCTCCTTGTGCGCTTCTTACTTCATAAAGTAGTACATAGAAATCAAAGTGTTGTCTTAATCGATAGACAAGATCCCTGCACGCCAGCTGCACTCTATTTAAAAGACGCTTTAGCTATTCGTGATAAATTCATGGATCTACGTTTTACACAACCTAATAACGACGCTCTTAGAGCTGCTCTACACCTACAGGGATTAAGGGTGGTGCATTTTTATCAAGATGAAACTACTAATCAGATGTTGTTAACAATGACATCGCAGCGTTTCCCAGATATAGCGTTTACATTTGTCGTTCCCACTAGATCGATCACATTGCCACCACCTGAAGAAATGCAATGGTCTATAATGGAACATCTATGGAGGTGTACGAAAGCAATAAACGTTGCTAAACGACAGAATTTAGATAATTTGATGATCAGTAAACCGGTAGGCATTAGCGTACAAGATGGTGTGCTTATCCATTATCTGCATAATATTTCTCTAACAGAAAAATCCTTAGATAAAGGGGATGTTTCAACAAGTATTGAAGAGCACAATAACTTACAAAACTGTCTAAATGATCTTGTGACTTTTACTGGATACACAGGATATCCAGGAAAGGTGTTTGCAAAATCACAAAGAAAATTTGTCTGTGTTGATAGTGTAGAAAATCTGCACATGGCCATGGTAGTTGACCCAGGACATACGTTTACAACATATCCGGATGAGAATACAGAAATAGAAAATCGTGTTTCTGCACTAATGCCTATATTCAAAAGTGTTCCTCCAGAGTATCTCAAAGGCATGCTAAATCAAATTCCTCATTCTATAAAATCCAAGATGCAGAATTTGAATTCTTTATTATCTAAAGAATTCTTAAACAATACTTTGAATATTCAAGCACCCCTATTTGCATCCGATCCTACACAAAGACAAATAGCCGACCAGGAAAAGAAACAATTAGTGGAGAACTTCCTGAAATTCATCTCACAAAGAGTCATCGGCCCAAATGATAATGGACGCAACATGATTGTCTTCTATAAACATGGACAAAGTTATCGTGGAGGGGGAGATGGGATATTGATTAACCAGCTCAACAACTACGGATCTATGTTCTTCAAACCCGATGATGCTCAGGGAAAATGCCTGGGCGAGAGTATCATGGATCAATTAGTGGATATAGGAATCTTCTCTGATTATGAGAATACTGAAACTATGGTCTGTGCCTACTTTGACTAA
- a CDS encoding DUF648 domain-containing protein codes for MLNSITFSPIYSPNRAEKLSALLDSYFYLGGKQTKVIDKSTELGLRFAVQHQGRAISTAEKVLKILSWIFVPIVILAWLLRQALHLYLHIAYPCVYLDTPLSESLQKDIVTTCQKISSSLKSKTILTTENEAYQELCAEGITIVKPKEEFANTLPERFYLDSRKSHTFYILGNQDQISVHYSDLYNLILSGRNLISEIELTNESDKKSIEKCLKDRLGITAKISRLPKQKQGIFGGLKAEFSFDNYPDYVCSLNDDSISIHEITNSSQVELKEMTVARFVRNVLESRHTEGKASGSYISWPKYIGSDMSSGIVVLDDEEEHKQVIVTNPQGETEANLKLFSSQSFIECYQSMKNRHMVPYILGEQAAFKHHQNRHQLIMNESGSRLPMDSYENRKNVISAFLRQVPSAFLGEVLNKATSEDVSAALESLDRTKIARSLNLGAVTIPRDYILQKRPQLGALSDKQIKLQLAIEFITEILSPTDPNTVEIFIPYKEQNTTESTSSTTFWGNLSDSIRTGFTNSVLIQLEKMHIIDGYTEVNRGVYVRLNSVRTDP; via the coding sequence ATGTTAAATTCTATAACATTTTCACCAATTTATTCTCCTAATCGGGCAGAGAAGCTTTCTGCTCTTCTAGATTCCTATTTTTATTTAGGAGGAAAGCAAACTAAAGTTATAGATAAATCAACAGAATTAGGACTTAGATTTGCCGTACAACATCAAGGACGGGCAATATCTACCGCTGAAAAAGTCTTAAAAATACTCTCCTGGATTTTTGTTCCTATTGTCATTTTAGCTTGGCTATTACGGCAGGCTTTGCATTTATACTTACATATTGCATATCCGTGTGTATATCTCGATACACCTTTATCTGAATCGCTTCAGAAAGACATTGTTACGACCTGCCAAAAAATATCTAGCTCCCTAAAATCCAAAACTATTTTAACGACAGAAAATGAAGCCTATCAGGAATTATGTGCTGAAGGTATCACCATAGTGAAACCTAAGGAGGAATTTGCAAATACTCTTCCTGAAAGGTTTTACTTAGATTCTCGGAAATCTCATACGTTTTATATTTTAGGAAATCAAGATCAAATTAGCGTTCATTATTCGGATCTTTATAACCTAATCCTTTCAGGAAGAAACCTTATTTCTGAAATCGAATTAACAAACGAGAGTGATAAGAAATCTATAGAAAAATGCTTAAAAGATAGATTGGGAATCACAGCAAAAATTTCGAGACTTCCTAAACAGAAACAGGGGATCTTTGGTGGATTAAAAGCAGAGTTTTCCTTCGATAATTACCCTGATTATGTCTGCTCCCTGAATGATGATTCCATTAGCATTCATGAAATAACAAACTCATCTCAAGTTGAGTTAAAAGAAATGACCGTTGCGAGATTCGTAAGAAATGTTCTTGAATCACGCCATACAGAGGGAAAAGCAAGTGGCTCCTATATATCTTGGCCTAAGTATATCGGCTCTGATATGAGCTCAGGAATTGTTGTTTTAGATGACGAAGAAGAACATAAACAAGTAATCGTTACCAATCCTCAAGGAGAGACCGAGGCTAATCTAAAACTTTTTTCATCTCAATCTTTTATAGAATGCTACCAAAGCATGAAAAATAGACACATGGTTCCCTATATCTTAGGTGAACAAGCCGCTTTTAAACATCATCAAAATAGACATCAACTTATCATGAATGAATCCGGAAGTCGTCTACCGATGGATTCTTATGAAAATAGAAAAAATGTCATATCTGCATTTTTACGACAGGTTCCTAGTGCCTTCTTAGGAGAGGTACTAAATAAAGCAACTTCTGAGGATGTTTCAGCAGCGTTAGAATCGTTGGATCGCACAAAAATTGCACGTTCTTTAAATCTAGGGGCGGTTACAATTCCAAGAGACTACATTCTTCAAAAGAGACCACAGCTAGGGGCTCTTTCTGATAAGCAGATCAAATTACAATTAGCGATCGAATTCATTACAGAAATTTTATCTCCTACAGATCCAAATACCGTAGAAATATTTATTCCCTATAAAGAACAAAACACTACTGAGTCCACGTCTTCGACAACTTTCTGGGGAAATCTTTCTGATTCAATAAGAACCGGTTTCACAAACTCCGTTCTCATACAGTTAGAAAAAATGCACATTATTGATGGGTATACAGAAGTGAATCGGGGAGTGTATGTTCGCTTGAACTCTGTACGAACAGATCCTTAG